From Humibacter ginsenosidimutans, a single genomic window includes:
- a CDS encoding DUF1819 family protein, producing the protein MTSDNVRYRLSFTTGGLFVRESLLAAPVLVHAGDAAEARRQIMRENLLQQRTEQSKRTVSREVLGRLTELSGAELMFLADATSAERADLLWVAACRRFSFLADFADEVLRDRFLRMLPTVGSDDFLSFVRAKTQWHTELADLTPATLAKLRQNTFRMMREADLVSVDGHIVIHLPSSRFVDVMRERAVTDLRRFPLSDSEVELLTA; encoded by the coding sequence ATGACATCGGACAACGTACGCTATCGGCTGTCGTTCACCACGGGTGGCCTCTTCGTGCGCGAATCGCTGCTTGCGGCTCCCGTTCTGGTGCACGCAGGCGATGCGGCTGAGGCGCGACGCCAGATCATGCGTGAAAACCTTCTGCAACAGCGCACGGAGCAGTCGAAACGAACCGTCAGCCGCGAAGTTTTAGGCCGCTTGACCGAACTCAGTGGGGCCGAGCTGATGTTTCTCGCTGACGCGACCAGTGCAGAACGTGCTGATCTGCTTTGGGTTGCCGCGTGCCGACGCTTCTCGTTCCTCGCCGACTTCGCTGACGAGGTGTTGCGCGATCGCTTCCTCCGAATGCTTCCGACGGTCGGCTCCGACGACTTCCTGTCCTTTGTTAGGGCCAAGACTCAGTGGCACACCGAACTTGCGGACCTCACTCCTGCCACGCTCGCCAAACTCAGGCAGAACACCTTTCGAATGATGCGGGAAGCGGACCTCGTGTCGGTGGATGGACATATCGTGATCCACTTGCCTTCTTCGAGGTTTGTCGACGTCATGCGCGAGCGGGCCGTGACGGACCTTCGACGTTTCCCGCTTAGTGACTCGGAAGTGGAGCTACTCACAGCGTGA
- a CDS encoding DUF1788 domain-containing protein, with translation MNTSTVVKDETHIFEVLSGDRFLNMEGLSNEIPFFIYPYPPEKALDVTKAKKRIKTRLATEKGIQVREVNLYDLSVEILKERGDWDEVLEIEPTVDKSEFTEVLRSMLNPQQHLAPAIAAKIADGGFDILFLTGIGEVFPYIRSHNVLNNLQSVVTGKPMVMFFPGRYEQSDTLGSSLVLFGRLKDDQYYRAKNILEQEP, from the coding sequence GTGAATACTTCAACGGTAGTCAAGGACGAGACGCATATCTTCGAGGTCCTTAGTGGTGACCGGTTTCTCAACATGGAGGGTCTGAGTAACGAGATCCCCTTCTTCATCTATCCTTACCCTCCCGAGAAAGCACTCGACGTGACGAAGGCGAAGAAGCGCATCAAGACTCGGCTCGCGACTGAGAAGGGCATCCAGGTTCGCGAGGTTAATCTCTACGACCTATCGGTAGAGATCCTCAAGGAACGTGGTGACTGGGACGAAGTCCTGGAGATAGAGCCAACGGTCGACAAGTCCGAGTTCACCGAGGTGCTGCGTTCGATGCTCAACCCGCAACAGCATCTGGCGCCAGCGATCGCCGCGAAGATCGCCGATGGCGGATTCGACATCCTGTTCCTCACCGGTATCGGTGAGGTCTTCCCCTACATCCGGTCGCACAACGTGCTGAACAACCTGCAAAGCGTGGTGACCGGCAAACCAATGGTGATGTTCTTCCCTGGCCGATACGAGCAGTCCGACACGCTGGGGTCCTCCCTCGTGCTGTTCGGTCGGCTGAAGGACGACCAGTATTACCGCGCCAAAAACATCCTCGAACAGGAACCGTGA
- the brxC gene encoding BREX system P-loop protein BrxC, with protein MQLHEIFAKDVQRPIEGVVKADDARNLGTEVEEYVLTNEAAKGLEQLLEAYTNYTNANGVWISGFFGSGKSHLLKMLAHLLGDVEGQDYARAAVSETFRAKAEDAFLPPLITKADRIPAKSLLFNIDQKAPLISKDQADALLRVFVQVFDESRGYYGDQGFIARFEHQLDEEGQLDAFKDAFRAIAGREWEERRPSFGLPTVRQQVNEAYAQVTGIDVTTAPDILKIYQDTYSVSIEDFADEVKAWLGKQEKDFRLNFFVDEVGQFIGNNTHLMLNLQTIAESLNTKCEGRAWIMVTSQEDMDRVIGDRTKQQGNDFSKIQARFTTRVKLTSADVEEVISKRLLEKNDAGAAALSTVYAAESANFKTLFDFVDGAKTYRNYTTEDQFIGTYPFVNYQFPLFQSAIEGISDHNVFEGRNSSVGERSMLGVVQQVAKDLGNVPVGQLATFDSMFAGIRSSLKSAAQKHVLEAEHQLDNELAVRLLKTLFLVKYVDGFRATARNLTVLVYDRFGLDLPALAKRVQEALTVLETQTYIQRNGNTYEYLTDLEQDMEKEIKAVDIDASELSSRLNKILTADVIKTSKLKYAKNGQDFAFGYKLDDQVFGQNHELSLHFITPEYPYSPEEIRMHSAGKDELLVIMQPDDRLLADLRLLIKTEKYTKRKRTSTLSADADRILRSKAAQNVEREKELVERIKRAVGSAELVINAADVSSSSQDPLARVTDGFQDLIARTYTQLSLLGGVAYTEQQVASAANPDQSGMFDATSLSKLAVPGEEMLSHVLRRDRVGEQITAKALVDTFGTKPYGWDLLSVEVVIAYLVGASKVALTVDGNTLKRSEVATNLVNALKRTHAVVAPQKSFDDRKVSAFRSFCIEFFSDPSVTKDPLELARYGGERLHAKLDELKARVSGSKYPFVSQLDAPIALLEQVVGKTDEWYLTDFALDDELLEAKDNVIDPIQAFLNGNQRTIYDDAAKLLRDNASNLAYLPHGSDEAVTSLLDDPQAFRGSKMTQLRQVADALSDQIAAAVGTNRSDAVEEVTSRRDVLLTSTIYSEATDEAQAKATAQIDSLTARIGSESQIAVIRELANGFEETGYPAILDLLSARRLEDHPDPDPMSVKQTVSIKTIAARGVPGPLESPDDVDAYLKALRDSLIHALEDGKRIAL; from the coding sequence ATGCAGCTGCACGAGATCTTCGCCAAGGATGTCCAGCGTCCGATCGAGGGCGTCGTCAAAGCCGATGACGCCAGGAATCTGGGCACCGAGGTCGAAGAGTACGTCCTCACGAACGAAGCTGCCAAGGGGCTGGAGCAGCTCCTTGAGGCGTATACGAACTACACGAACGCCAACGGCGTGTGGATCTCGGGTTTCTTCGGCTCTGGTAAGTCACACCTTCTCAAGATGCTCGCCCACCTCCTCGGAGACGTCGAGGGTCAGGACTATGCGCGTGCCGCGGTTTCCGAGACGTTTCGAGCCAAGGCCGAGGACGCCTTCCTTCCCCCGCTGATCACCAAGGCGGATCGGATTCCGGCGAAGAGTCTGCTGTTCAACATCGATCAGAAGGCCCCGCTGATCAGCAAGGATCAGGCCGACGCGCTGCTGCGCGTGTTCGTGCAGGTCTTCGATGAGTCGCGCGGTTACTACGGGGATCAAGGATTCATCGCCCGGTTCGAGCATCAGCTCGATGAGGAGGGCCAGCTCGATGCGTTCAAGGACGCGTTCCGGGCTATCGCAGGCCGCGAATGGGAAGAGCGCCGTCCGAGTTTCGGCCTGCCGACTGTCCGCCAGCAGGTCAATGAGGCGTATGCCCAGGTGACCGGCATCGACGTGACGACGGCACCGGACATCCTGAAGATCTATCAGGACACCTACTCGGTCTCGATCGAGGACTTCGCTGACGAGGTGAAGGCCTGGCTGGGCAAGCAGGAGAAGGACTTCCGGCTGAACTTTTTCGTCGACGAGGTCGGCCAGTTCATCGGCAATAACACGCACCTGATGCTGAACCTCCAGACCATCGCGGAGTCGCTCAACACGAAGTGCGAGGGGCGCGCGTGGATCATGGTGACCTCGCAAGAGGACATGGATCGCGTCATCGGCGACCGCACCAAGCAGCAGGGCAACGACTTCTCGAAGATTCAGGCCCGGTTCACGACGCGCGTGAAGCTCACCAGCGCCGACGTCGAAGAAGTGATCAGCAAGCGTCTGTTGGAGAAGAACGATGCCGGCGCGGCGGCGCTGAGCACGGTGTACGCAGCGGAGTCGGCGAACTTCAAGACGCTGTTCGACTTCGTCGACGGCGCGAAAACCTACCGCAACTACACGACCGAAGATCAGTTCATCGGCACCTACCCGTTCGTGAACTACCAATTCCCGTTGTTCCAGTCGGCAATCGAGGGCATCTCCGATCACAACGTGTTCGAGGGTCGAAACAGCTCGGTCGGTGAGCGTTCGATGCTCGGCGTCGTACAGCAGGTCGCGAAGGACCTCGGCAATGTGCCGGTCGGGCAGCTTGCCACGTTCGACAGCATGTTCGCGGGCATCCGCTCCTCGCTGAAGTCGGCGGCGCAGAAGCACGTGCTCGAGGCCGAGCATCAGCTCGACAACGAACTGGCCGTGCGGTTGCTCAAGACGCTGTTCCTGGTGAAGTACGTCGACGGGTTCCGTGCGACGGCTCGCAACCTGACCGTGCTGGTCTACGACCGGTTCGGCCTCGATCTGCCGGCGCTGGCCAAGCGGGTGCAGGAGGCCCTCACCGTGCTGGAGACGCAGACCTACATCCAGCGCAATGGCAACACGTACGAATACCTGACTGACCTCGAACAGGACATGGAGAAGGAGATCAAGGCCGTCGACATCGACGCCTCCGAGCTCTCTTCCCGGCTCAACAAGATTCTCACCGCGGACGTGATCAAGACGTCCAAGCTGAAGTACGCCAAGAATGGGCAAGACTTCGCCTTCGGGTACAAACTGGACGATCAGGTCTTCGGACAGAACCACGAACTCTCGCTGCACTTCATCACTCCGGAGTACCCGTACTCGCCCGAAGAGATCCGCATGCACAGCGCGGGCAAGGACGAGCTGCTCGTCATCATGCAACCCGACGACCGTTTGCTCGCCGACCTTCGGCTGCTGATCAAGACCGAGAAGTACACCAAGCGCAAGAGGACCAGCACGCTGTCGGCCGACGCGGACCGCATCCTGCGCTCCAAAGCAGCGCAGAACGTCGAACGCGAGAAGGAACTGGTCGAGCGCATCAAGCGCGCAGTCGGCTCCGCAGAGCTCGTGATCAACGCAGCCGACGTGTCCTCCTCATCGCAAGACCCGCTGGCGCGAGTGACGGATGGCTTCCAGGACCTCATCGCCCGTACGTACACCCAGCTGAGCCTGCTCGGTGGTGTGGCGTACACCGAGCAACAGGTGGCCAGCGCGGCCAACCCCGATCAAAGCGGCATGTTCGACGCGACAAGCCTGTCGAAGCTCGCGGTCCCCGGCGAGGAAATGCTCTCGCACGTGCTGCGCCGCGACCGTGTTGGTGAGCAGATCACCGCTAAAGCACTCGTAGACACCTTCGGCACGAAGCCGTACGGCTGGGATCTCCTGTCCGTCGAGGTCGTGATCGCGTATCTCGTCGGAGCGTCGAAGGTTGCGCTGACCGTGGACGGCAACACGCTCAAACGCAGCGAAGTGGCCACGAACCTCGTGAATGCACTGAAACGCACGCACGCCGTGGTCGCGCCACAGAAGAGCTTCGACGATAGAAAAGTCTCGGCGTTCCGCTCATTCTGCATCGAGTTCTTCAGCGATCCATCTGTGACCAAGGACCCGCTCGAGCTGGCGCGCTACGGCGGCGAGAGACTGCACGCGAAGCTCGACGAGCTCAAGGCCCGTGTCAGCGGTTCGAAGTATCCCTTCGTCAGCCAGCTCGATGCGCCGATCGCGTTGCTCGAACAGGTCGTCGGCAAGACCGACGAGTGGTATCTGACGGATTTCGCCCTCGACGACGAACTACTGGAAGCCAAAGACAACGTCATCGACCCGATCCAGGCGTTCCTCAACGGCAACCAGCGCACGATCTACGACGACGCGGCCAAGTTGCTTCGGGACAACGCCAGCAATCTCGCCTACCTGCCGCACGGCAGCGATGAAGCGGTGACAAGTCTGCTCGACGACCCGCAGGCGTTCCGCGGCAGCAAGATGACCCAGCTCAGGCAGGTCGCCGACGCTCTCAGTGATCAGATCGCCGCCGCGGTCGGCACCAATCGCTCCGACGCGGTCGAGGAGGTCACCTCGCGCCGCGACGTGCTCCTCACGAGCACCATCTACTCGGAGGCCACCGACGAAGCTCAGGCCAAGGCGACCGCGCAGATCGACTCGCTCACCGCGCGCATCGGCTCGGAGAGCCAGATTGCGGTCATCCGCGAACTGGCCAACGGGTTCGAAGAGACCGGGTACCCGGCCATCCTCGACCTGCTCTCCGCCCGTCGACTTGAAGACCATCCTGACCCGGATCCTATGTCCGTGAAGCAGACGGTCTCGATCAAGACGATCGCCGCACGCGGCGTCCCCGGCCCGTTGGAGTCCCCTGACGATGTCGACGCCTACCTCAAGGCGCTGCGCGACTCCCTCATCCATGCCCTCGAAGACGGAAAGCGAATCGCACTCTGA
- the pglX gene encoding BREX-1 system adenine-specific DNA-methyltransferase PglX, which produces MGTAPLKSFATWARTELIKQVGARIATVLAPSSSERVENTAAIKSLETAVKAAGGEAAGRAKVADKVAYTWFNRIIALRFMDANGYTGVGIVSPHRGQVSGQPEVLADAKRGVIDTDIVGMRTAGTITALLDGTRRSADPQGEAYSLLLADYCHHWHRSMPFMFEREGDYTELLIPANLLADDSVRARAVAVLTEEVCHDVEVIGWLYQFYISERKDEVFAGFKKNKKAGADEIPAATQLFTPHWIVRYLVENSLGRLWVLNHPDSHLVNQMEYYIAPVDEETDFLRIGKAEELTVIDPACGSGHMLTYAFDLLYAIYEEQGEAPSDIPGKILTHNLYGTEIDRRAGSLAAFALTMKARARQRTFFNKHIQPNICVIEPISFSADELDFLVTKDGDKHAEEAFWNQFAEADTFGSLIRPNRSLTSRLADHLATLEDHDDILRADALDWAQYVIEQAEYLARRYAVVVANPPYMGSKQMNARLSQFMKDEYATGKADLMTAFMIRGQELTVLGGSWAMIGLPSWMSLKSFEQLRRDLLQTQRIASMVHLGRGVFGSDFGSVAFVIGNVVPSPTTTGVYRRLFEQHVEVRAVTTIENLFRDVDYHRFEVAQADFAAIPGTPIVYWLSEKTRGSFAAGKPLSEVANLRQGLATADNGRFLRQWWEVAATRTAFSCTSREEAAASGARWFPYNKGGEFRKWYGNQEHVVNWEHDGAEIVAFKPRSVIRNPGTYFSPSVSWSDISSGEAAFRRYPQGFIHDSTGHSGFGDPRLLDQITLLLNSRYVMEIMKVVAPTLHFHIGYVGLVPVAEGIRALSTDAMGRLIETAQDDWDSAETSWGFERNPLITLRSSTGGNLD; this is translated from the coding sequence ATGGGAACCGCACCGCTGAAGTCGTTCGCTACTTGGGCGCGCACCGAACTGATTAAGCAGGTCGGCGCGCGGATCGCCACGGTCCTCGCGCCGAGCTCCAGTGAGCGAGTCGAGAATACGGCCGCCATCAAGTCGCTGGAGACCGCCGTCAAGGCCGCCGGCGGTGAAGCTGCCGGTCGCGCAAAGGTCGCGGACAAGGTCGCCTACACCTGGTTCAACCGGATCATCGCGCTGCGGTTCATGGATGCGAACGGATATACCGGCGTCGGCATCGTCTCACCCCACCGCGGACAGGTTTCCGGGCAGCCGGAAGTGCTCGCCGACGCCAAGCGTGGCGTCATCGACACCGACATCGTCGGAATGCGCACCGCCGGTACGATCACGGCACTCTTGGACGGCACACGCCGCAGCGCTGATCCGCAGGGCGAGGCGTACAGCCTGCTGCTGGCCGATTACTGCCATCACTGGCACCGCTCCATGCCGTTCATGTTCGAGCGGGAAGGCGACTACACCGAGCTGCTCATCCCCGCGAACCTTCTTGCCGACGACTCGGTGCGCGCCCGCGCCGTCGCCGTGCTGACGGAGGAGGTCTGCCATGACGTCGAGGTGATCGGCTGGCTCTACCAGTTCTACATCTCGGAGCGGAAGGACGAGGTCTTCGCAGGTTTCAAGAAGAACAAGAAGGCCGGCGCCGATGAGATCCCCGCGGCCACTCAGCTCTTTACCCCGCACTGGATCGTCCGCTATCTCGTCGAGAACTCCCTCGGTCGCCTGTGGGTGCTCAACCACCCGGACTCGCACCTCGTCAACCAGATGGAGTACTACATCGCTCCTGTCGACGAGGAGACCGACTTTCTCAGAATCGGCAAGGCTGAGGAACTGACCGTCATCGACCCGGCGTGCGGGTCAGGACACATGCTGACCTACGCTTTCGACCTCCTCTATGCGATCTACGAGGAACAGGGCGAGGCACCATCCGACATTCCGGGCAAAATCCTCACGCACAACCTCTACGGCACAGAAATCGACCGGCGTGCCGGGTCGCTGGCCGCGTTCGCACTGACGATGAAGGCCCGCGCGCGTCAACGCACCTTCTTCAACAAGCACATCCAACCGAATATCTGTGTCATCGAGCCGATCTCGTTTAGCGCCGATGAGCTGGATTTCCTCGTCACCAAAGACGGGGACAAGCATGCCGAAGAAGCCTTCTGGAATCAGTTCGCTGAGGCCGACACCTTCGGCTCCCTCATACGGCCGAACCGAAGCCTGACCTCTCGGCTAGCCGACCACCTCGCCACGCTCGAGGACCACGACGACATACTCCGTGCCGACGCGCTCGATTGGGCACAATATGTCATCGAGCAAGCCGAATACTTGGCGCGGCGGTACGCCGTTGTGGTCGCGAACCCGCCCTACATGGGTAGCAAGCAGATGAACGCCCGTCTTTCACAGTTCATGAAGGACGAGTACGCGACCGGCAAGGCCGATCTCATGACCGCGTTCATGATTCGTGGCCAAGAGCTCACGGTGCTCGGTGGATCTTGGGCCATGATCGGCCTTCCCTCATGGATGTCACTGAAGTCATTCGAGCAACTGCGCCGCGACCTCCTGCAGACCCAGCGGATCGCATCGATGGTCCATCTCGGGCGAGGGGTCTTCGGGTCGGACTTCGGGTCCGTCGCCTTCGTGATCGGCAACGTCGTCCCTAGCCCAACAACTACTGGCGTCTACCGACGCCTGTTCGAACAGCATGTCGAAGTACGCGCGGTCACTACGATCGAGAATCTCTTTCGCGACGTCGACTACCACCGTTTCGAGGTGGCGCAGGCTGACTTCGCTGCGATCCCGGGCACCCCGATCGTCTACTGGCTCAGTGAAAAGACGCGGGGGTCATTTGCTGCGGGCAAGCCTCTGAGCGAGGTTGCGAATCTTCGGCAAGGTCTAGCAACGGCCGATAACGGCCGGTTCCTGCGCCAGTGGTGGGAGGTTGCCGCGACGCGGACCGCGTTCAGTTGCACATCACGTGAAGAGGCGGCGGCCAGCGGAGCGCGCTGGTTCCCGTACAACAAGGGCGGCGAGTTCCGAAAGTGGTACGGGAACCAGGAGCACGTCGTCAACTGGGAGCACGACGGAGCTGAGATCGTCGCCTTCAAACCACGCTCGGTTATCCGCAACCCCGGAACATACTTTTCACCGTCCGTGTCATGGTCGGACATTTCGTCCGGGGAAGCTGCGTTCCGCCGCTACCCACAGGGTTTCATCCATGACTCGACAGGGCACTCGGGCTTCGGTGATCCAAGGCTGCTGGACCAGATCACGTTGCTCCTGAACTCCAGGTACGTGATGGAGATCATGAAGGTGGTCGCGCCCACACTTCACTTCCACATCGGATACGTGGGTCTCGTCCCGGTTGCCGAAGGAATCAGAGCGCTCTCGACTGACGCCATGGGCCGCCTCATCGAGACCGCTCAGGACGATTGGGACAGTGCTGAAACCTCGTGGGGATTTGAGAGGAATCCCCTCATCACCTTGAGGTCATCCACCGGCGGCAATCTCGACTAG